The following are encoded together in the Coffea arabica cultivar ET-39 chromosome 1c, Coffea Arabica ET-39 HiFi, whole genome shotgun sequence genome:
- the LOC113727919 gene encoding MLO-like protein 3 isoform X2, translated as MGGGGGAASHSLQETPTWAVATVCFIFIFLGILIEHLIHLVGHWLQKHRKPALFEAVEKLKSVLMLLGFMSLILTVTQRPISKICVPHRVAYSMLPCRKIYATKTTKVYENVWSKSQNFLPPVEFEDGFHHERILAAAASATSNSSDHCGSKGMTSFISPDGMNQLNIFIFVLAVMQIVYSVLTMALGRAKMRRWKNWEKETQTVEYMAANDPERFRFARQTTFGRRHMSACTETPTLLWIKCFFRQFFHSVAKVDYLTLRHGFISAHLSTNKSFNFCKYIQRSLEDDFKVVVGISPFMWFVVVIFLLVDVHGWNVFLWVSFLPLFTVLVIGTKLEVIVARMALRLQDQNSIIRGTPVVQPNDSLFWLNEPKFVLTLLHFTLFMLQFGIKSCYHERVEIIVIRVVLAVMVQVLCSYITLPLYALVTQMGSRFKSTVLDEQTVHALKKWHADVKKKRKNQADTRDPNHYNDYSSTTRSISTSSTPDVSSHRRMPTLAEFASGTGADEIVEEQPHCQQQEIVHQNKEDRILEVSEVSPSDNGDVQIQMPELINAIPQ; from the exons atgggaggaggaggaggagccgCATCACACTCTTTACAAGAAACTCCCACTTGGGCTGTTGCAACCGTTTGCttcattttcatctttcttGGAATTTTGATCGAACATTTGATACATCTCGTTGGTCAT TGGCTCCAGAAACATAGGAAACCTGCTTTATTTGAAGCGGTGGAGAAGCTAAAATCAG TTTTGATGCTCCTGGGATTCATGTCGCTAATACTAACAGTGACCCAAAGGCCCATATCCAAAATTTGTGTACCACATAGAGTGGCATATTCTATGCTTCCATGCCGCAAAATTTACGCCACCAAGACAACCAAAGTATACGAGAATGTCTGGAGCAAATCCCAAAATTTTCTGCCGCCAGTCGAATTTGAAGATGGATTTCATCACGAAAGAATATTGGCCGCTGCTGCTTCTGCCACCTCCAATTCTTCCGATCACTGTGGCTCTAAG GGAATGACTTCTTTTATATCGCCAGATGGTATGAATCAGCTCAACATATTCATTTTTGTACTAGCAGTAATGCAGATTGTGTACAGTGTTCTAACAATGGCTTTGGGAAGAGCCAAG ATGAGGCGTTGGAAAAATTGGGAGAAAGAGACCCAAACCGTGGAATACATGGCTGCTAATG ATCCTGAGAGGTTCAGGTTTGCAAGGCAAACAACCTTTGGACGAAGGCACATGAGCGCTTGCACAGAAACACCTACTCTGTTGTGGATT AAATGCTTTTTCAGGCAATTCTTCCATTCAGTAGCCAAAGTTGACTACCTCACCCTCCGCCATGGCTTCATTTCG GCTCATTTGTCCACAAACAAGTCCTTCAATTTTTGCAAGTATATACAGCGATCTTTGGAAGACGATTTCAAAGTGGTTGTTGGAATAAG CCCATTCATGTGGTTCGTGGTTGTTATCTTCTTGCTTGTTGATGTGCACG GTTGGAATGTGTTCCTCTGGGTATCATTTCTCCCACTGTTT ACTGTCCTAGTAATTGGAACTAAGCTGGAAGTGATCGTGGCCAGAATGGCTCTTCGGCTTCAAGATCAGAACAGTATAATAAGAGGAACCCCGGTGGTGCAACCGAATGATAGCCTTTTCTGGTTGAATGAGCCGAAGTTTGTCTTGACTCTTCTTCATTTCACTCTTTTCATG TTACAATTCGGCATAAAATCTTGCTATCATGAACGAGTTGAAATCATCGTTATCAGAGTTGTATTAGC GGTGATGGTTCAAGTTCTCTGCAGTTACATtacccttcccctttatgctctTGTAACCCAG ATGGGCTCACGGTTTAAAAGCACAGTGCTAGACGAACAAACGGTTCACGCCCTAAAGAAATGGCATGCAGAtgtgaagaagaagagaaagaatcAAGCAGATACAAGAGACCCTAACCACTACAACGATTATTCTTCAACCACAAGAAGCATAAGCACAAGCAGTACACCTGATGTATCCTCTCATCGAAGAATGCCAACCCTGGCAGAGTTTGCTTCTGGTACAGGGGCTGATGAAATCGTGGAAGAGCAGCCCCATTGCCAACAACAAGAAATTGTTCATCAAAACAAAGAGGACAGGATACTTGAGGTCTCAGAAGTTTCACCTAGTGATAATGGTGATGTACAAATACAAATGCCAGAGCTGATTAATGCTATTCCGCAATGA
- the LOC140005963 gene encoding uncharacterized protein — protein sequence MKSNGTDSWCWKSLLRARELLKVRMRKRVEDAESINIWENRWLPDIENGKVKSKRSEEYDVQRVCELIKEGKWDKELIAPVFEEKEGREILRIPLSVHHMNDRIYWGKSSSREYTVKSGYRPAKNGKKKEDYVRTCAESSCRRKCLSQS from the coding sequence ATGAAGAGCAACGGTACTGATTCATGGTGTTGGAAAAGCTTACTGAGGGCAAGAGAATTACTAAAGGTAAGGATGAGGAAACGGGTGGAAGATGCAGAATCTATAAACATATGGGAGAATAGGTGGCTGCCAGATATTGAGAATGGGAAAGTGAAATCTAAAAGAAGTGAGGAGTATGACGTTCAAAGAGTATGTGAACTTATAAAAGAAGGGAAGTGGGATAAAGAGTTAATTGCACCAGTTTTTGAGGAGAAGGAAGGGAGGGAAATATTGAGAATACCATTAAGTGTGCATCATATGAATGATAGAATATACTGGGGCAAGTCGAGCAGTAGAGAATATACAGTCAAATCAGGATATAGACCAGCAAAAAATGGCAAAAAGAAGGAGGATTATGTGAGAACATGTGCAGAATCTAGCTGCAGAAGGAAGTGCTTATCACAAAGCTAG
- the LOC113727919 gene encoding MLO-like protein 3 isoform X1, whose amino-acid sequence MGGGGGAASHSLQETPTWAVATVCFIFIFLGILIEHLIHLVGHWLQKHRKPALFEAVEKLKSVLMLLGFMSLILTVTQRPISKICVPHRVAYSMLPCRKIYATKTTKVYENVWSKSQNFLPPVEFEDGFHHERILAAAASATSNSSDHCGSKGMTSFISPDGMNQLNIFIFVLAVMQIVYSVLTMALGRAKMRRWKNWEKETQTVEYMAANDPERFRFARQTTFGRRHMSACTETPTLLWIKCFFRQFFHSVAKVDYLTLRHGFISAHLSTNKSFNFCKYIQRSLEDDFKVVVGISPFMWFVVVIFLLVDVHGWNVFLWVSFLPLFTVLVIGTKLEVIVARMALRLQDQNSIIRGTPVVQPNDSLFWLNEPKFVLTLLHFTLFMNAFEFAFFIWVTLQFGIKSCYHERVEIIVIRVVLAVMVQVLCSYITLPLYALVTQMGSRFKSTVLDEQTVHALKKWHADVKKKRKNQADTRDPNHYNDYSSTTRSISTSSTPDVSSHRRMPTLAEFASGTGADEIVEEQPHCQQQEIVHQNKEDRILEVSEVSPSDNGDVQIQMPELINAIPQ is encoded by the exons atgggaggaggaggaggagccgCATCACACTCTTTACAAGAAACTCCCACTTGGGCTGTTGCAACCGTTTGCttcattttcatctttcttGGAATTTTGATCGAACATTTGATACATCTCGTTGGTCAT TGGCTCCAGAAACATAGGAAACCTGCTTTATTTGAAGCGGTGGAGAAGCTAAAATCAG TTTTGATGCTCCTGGGATTCATGTCGCTAATACTAACAGTGACCCAAAGGCCCATATCCAAAATTTGTGTACCACATAGAGTGGCATATTCTATGCTTCCATGCCGCAAAATTTACGCCACCAAGACAACCAAAGTATACGAGAATGTCTGGAGCAAATCCCAAAATTTTCTGCCGCCAGTCGAATTTGAAGATGGATTTCATCACGAAAGAATATTGGCCGCTGCTGCTTCTGCCACCTCCAATTCTTCCGATCACTGTGGCTCTAAG GGAATGACTTCTTTTATATCGCCAGATGGTATGAATCAGCTCAACATATTCATTTTTGTACTAGCAGTAATGCAGATTGTGTACAGTGTTCTAACAATGGCTTTGGGAAGAGCCAAG ATGAGGCGTTGGAAAAATTGGGAGAAAGAGACCCAAACCGTGGAATACATGGCTGCTAATG ATCCTGAGAGGTTCAGGTTTGCAAGGCAAACAACCTTTGGACGAAGGCACATGAGCGCTTGCACAGAAACACCTACTCTGTTGTGGATT AAATGCTTTTTCAGGCAATTCTTCCATTCAGTAGCCAAAGTTGACTACCTCACCCTCCGCCATGGCTTCATTTCG GCTCATTTGTCCACAAACAAGTCCTTCAATTTTTGCAAGTATATACAGCGATCTTTGGAAGACGATTTCAAAGTGGTTGTTGGAATAAG CCCATTCATGTGGTTCGTGGTTGTTATCTTCTTGCTTGTTGATGTGCACG GTTGGAATGTGTTCCTCTGGGTATCATTTCTCCCACTGTTT ACTGTCCTAGTAATTGGAACTAAGCTGGAAGTGATCGTGGCCAGAATGGCTCTTCGGCTTCAAGATCAGAACAGTATAATAAGAGGAACCCCGGTGGTGCAACCGAATGATAGCCTTTTCTGGTTGAATGAGCCGAAGTTTGTCTTGACTCTTCTTCATTTCACTCTTTTCATG AATGCATTTGAATTCGCATTCTTCATATGGGTTACG TTACAATTCGGCATAAAATCTTGCTATCATGAACGAGTTGAAATCATCGTTATCAGAGTTGTATTAGC GGTGATGGTTCAAGTTCTCTGCAGTTACATtacccttcccctttatgctctTGTAACCCAG ATGGGCTCACGGTTTAAAAGCACAGTGCTAGACGAACAAACGGTTCACGCCCTAAAGAAATGGCATGCAGAtgtgaagaagaagagaaagaatcAAGCAGATACAAGAGACCCTAACCACTACAACGATTATTCTTCAACCACAAGAAGCATAAGCACAAGCAGTACACCTGATGTATCCTCTCATCGAAGAATGCCAACCCTGGCAGAGTTTGCTTCTGGTACAGGGGCTGATGAAATCGTGGAAGAGCAGCCCCATTGCCAACAACAAGAAATTGTTCATCAAAACAAAGAGGACAGGATACTTGAGGTCTCAGAAGTTTCACCTAGTGATAATGGTGATGTACAAATACAAATGCCAGAGCTGATTAATGCTATTCCGCAATGA
- the LOC113727912 gene encoding uncharacterized protein has translation MDLHPRTPFPGKTRVLKSRTDGKASEAPKVNVKESHVNRERRVFGTVRNQNAPTKPVTNEKPTKKPFSVVPQKPAKMPINATAVEETAATPKKPSENNNVVARSKKKTVNFCDKVEENKDKILQEGDVLAGVQTPLRSPFLVKPNVVGTPYHSAERCSKCRFDKLETSSYWLGQIRLAESVGKHFVSAAFFRLAAECKAEPFRNTKVELKKYLGRHEYLCGEKEWKDLCISYGLMKEEEAIEGHNNKEEEAIEDSGHPGDTRDEQEKQITEPVVAGEPGNE, from the exons ATGGATCTTCATCCTCGCACCCCATTTCCAG GAAAAACCCGGGTTCTGAAATCAAGAACTGATGGAAAAGCTTCTGAAGCACCAAAAGTGAATGTTAAGGAATCCCATGTTAACAG GGAAAGAAGGGTTTTCGGAACAGTAAGAAACCAGAATGCACCGACAAAGCCAGTGACGAACGAAAAGCCTACCAAAAAGCCCTTTTCTGTGGTTCCTCAAAAACCGGCAAAAATGCCAATCAATGCCACTGCTGTTGAAGAAACCGCTGCAACTCCGAAGAAACCGTCTGAGAATAATAACGTTGTTGCAAGGAGCAAGAAGAAGACCGTGAACTTTTGCGACAAGGTTGAGGAAAATAAGGATAAGATATTGCAGGAGGGTGATGTTTTAGCAGGAGTTCAAACTCCTCTAAGATCGCCCTTTTTGGTTAAGCCTAATGTTGTGGGCACGCCTTACCACAGTGCTGAGAGATGCAGCAAATGCAGATTCGACAAGCTTGAGACATCCTCGTATTGGCTCGGTCAAATCAGATTAGCTGAGTCCGTTGGGAAGCATTTTGTTTCTGCTGCTTTCTTTCGATTGGCTGCTGAATGCAAAGCAGAG CCATTTCGAAACACTAAAGTTGAGCTGAAGAAATATTTGGGGCGACACGAGTACTTGTGTGGAGAAAAAGAGTGGAAAGATTTGTGTATTAGCTATGGATTAATGAAGGAGGAAGAGGCAATTGAAGGCCACAATAACAAGGAGGAAGAGGCAATTGAAGACAGCGGTCACCCCGGAGACACTCGTGATGAACAAGAGAAGCAAATCACGGAACCAGTCGTCGCTGGAGAGCCTGGGAATGAATGA